Sequence from the Rhinoraja longicauda isolate Sanriku21f chromosome 17, sRhiLon1.1, whole genome shotgun sequence genome:
GAACCAAATTCTTTAACTCATTGAGCCAAATCAAAGACTGGCCTCAGATTTACTTGCAGACCTCTTCAATGAACTTGCAAAGAAGCAAGCACAGGTCATTGACTGTGGGGTTTGGTGGTGGGATTACACTACATCTACAATGAATTGCAGAACAATACATGGAAAAAATCTAATTGGTATCCTTTTTCATAATTGCAATGTAATACATTTTCTTGACTCTATTTTTGTAATTGTATGTTGAGTAATAGGGTTTGTTTAGGGATTATGTGCTGTTTGTCTGTCTCGTAATTGCAGTTTACCCAAGTTTGACAAAGCTTTCAAAGATTCTGTAGTTCACTGTGTCATAAAGTTGCAGCAGCTTTGTATTCACTATTCTGCATCAGCCTCTTTACTATTTGGCTTTATAATGTGCATTGCTATGCTCTGTTTCATAATTGGAAAACTGTAGTTTATTGACCTCCAAGATTTGGATGAAGTATTTTCCATGTTGCTCTATTGCATACATTTACTCAATAAACTGCACAAAAAGTAACCGATTCCAATAAACAACTTCCTCAAGTCTATTTGTCTCTCTCGTTTTATTGACTCCTACTTTATTATATGCTGATATATGTgcagtgtttggggtgggtgtctATAAATTGGAAGTTTATATTTTTCCAGGTTACGAAGATGTCTGTCTAGTTTTTTTTGATATTTGTTAGGTTCAGAGGCGGCGCAACTGCATTAAAAACTGAAGGCTTGGGTAAGCAAACAGGCTGTTTTGTTGTTGCTGTTACTCTGAACAATCAAATGACTAATTTAGTTGCTAAGGTTTTTAATGGCTGTTTTCTGCCCACCTGACAATTGTTGGCTTTTCTGTTCTTCTTGTAGGCGTTGTTTCTGTAAGTTTTGAAGAAGATGAAGAAGGAAATCTGTGTTTAATCGCCTACCCACTAACAGGGGACCAAGCCGATTTGGAAAATGTAGATAACTCCGAATGTGAACCCAAAAATAAGCTAATAAAATGGAGTCATAAAAAACCTGTGTTATTAGAAAATGACAATTACAGCAaagaacgggtcaggcaacacaggAAAGAAGAAAAAATGAAAAGGTTTGTTTGAGCAGCATTTCATTGCCTTTCATCTTTTATGGGGATTTTAAACAGATCATTTTAACCTTATTTGGGCTTCATCTCTCTGGACCATTAgttaaagagtcatacagcagggaaaacaGGCCCTAgagcccaactcgtctatgctgatcaagatgccccacatAAGATAATCctattttcccacatttggccatcctatcaatgtacccgtccaaattttttaaatgctgttataatatcagcctcaactacctgctgtgACTAATCTCTCATTTTACTGAGAGAGTAACCTGTAGAAAGCtgatttataatttttatttcttGCTATTTTAAACTAGTGCAGCCTGTCTGCCTTGTTAGTAGTTATCCCATGCAATGTTTTGGTAGAAACTACTTTCAGATGAAGCCCTGTCTTAGTTCTTCTCCAAAGGTTTTCCCTTCAGCTAATTTCTGAGCAGAAGATGGTCACTTTATTTTCATCGACTCATTTGGAATTTTTTTGCTTCTCCAGCCCAATTGTAATTTGTTGCTTGTTTTCATATAATTTTTTACCCGTAATTAAATGAGTaatgttttttgaagaagtaaagaGATAGAGCTTCAAGTTTCCTGTTTGATATATTTAATTTTGTTAATTAACTAACTTCTCTGTAGAATTGACAATGAATCTAACGGATAATTTCTTGTTCTATTGTAGCCATAAACTAGACGAGGAATTTGAATCAAAGAAGTCGGAGGTGTTGTTTTATAGTGTAGAGAAGAAGTCTGGGAAGGTAAAGCATAACCCTTGGAGCATGAAGTGTCACCAGCAACAGTTGAAACGTATGAAGGATAATGCCAAACATAGAAACCAATACAGTATCCTTTAAAATCATTGTGCCATGAGAGTGAAGTGCCCCCCCTGCATCCTTcccatgtggtgtgtgtgtgagtgggttctTCTGGCTCTTTCTTTCCCTTTTACTCACTTTTCCCTGACCACGTTTTAGGGATTCAACTTGGAAATTCAGTATGACCTCTTACAAAAAGTGTATATCGTACATGTTGTTTTTTCATTTGCGAGGCtgataattaatttaatttccctGTCATACGCACAAATGTCAGGCTCTCTTTCCTGAAAAACATTTTATGAATTGGATGGGATTTTTGCAACAATCTGGAGGTTCATGCATAATCTATCAAACCGTATACTTCATCTGGGCTTCAATTTTCTTGAATATAAGTTCTTGGCTGCTATTAGATCTGTATTTGGGGTGCTATTAGATCTGTGTTTGAGCCCAATGGCTGCTCTTGAGGCACTAAACTACTTTGCTGTGATATTCCATTGTAGTCACCCAGCCTTCAATTAATGGAAATCTTATAAATTGTGGATTAAATTTTTTTTATAAATTCAGCATTGAAAGGAAAACGCTTTCTTGCATGAAATGTTTGAAGCGATTTTTCACATTTCAGGACTTTCAGCAAAGCAAATTAATTATTACAATTTgttgtacagtacagtacagaaaggGGCTGCTCAACCCACCACGTCTACACTGATTTGatcatccacactaatcccatttgcccagatTAAGATAGTATTTTTCTATATGCCTTGCTGATACAAGTTTTGTCTAAATGCCCTTGAAATAGAGAATTGTATTTGATTTCACCAAAACCTCTGGATATGGGTTCTATCAGCCagtctaaaaattaaaaaaagcttGCCCTCAGATTCTTTTAAAACTCCTCGCATTAACATTCTTTAAAGTACTCATCGTTCATTGTATGTTTTGTATGTAACTTATTGTGTTTCTGtatgtttattatatgtaatgtcttggcttttttctggaccttgagtctgtaataaagtattgattgattgattgtatcTGTCCTGCCCCTATTTGACTTCCCAGAATATATCAACACGCTCTTGTTGGGATTAAATTTAATCTGCCAGTGCTCTGCCCAACTTTCTATTAATCTATATCCTGTAGCAGCATTTGGCAACCTTCCTTGCTATCCACAACATCACTGATTTTCTTTTTGTGCAGTCCGCAAATTTAAAAATCACACCACCTTGGACAATGCCACAGCTTCCAATCAATAACTTGAAAGTTGAACATTGTGTTTTTTCCATAAGATTTAAATGATTTTAATTGCCCAGTGAATTGTAAAATACAGAACATTTTTACCTATTTGGATTGAAACATTTAGTgaaaatgcagattttttttaacttaGCCCTTAATTTGTATATACATTTAAAGTAAATATTAATTTTTAGTTATGCTTAAACATAACTTTTTTACTGCGTTGTATTTTGAAATTAGCACACTGGCCTAATTCAGCTTTAGGATTCCTGAAAATCTGTATTATACCTTAACGCCGTTGTCAGAATTTATTTTATTGGAAAATTTAACCTGTCGGTATGAAGTTCCATGTGTTCTGGACTTAAAAATGGGAACTCGCCAGCATGGAGATGATGCTTCTGAGGAAAAGAAAGCAAATCAAATCCGTAAATGTCAGCAAAGCACTTCAGCTGTTATTGGTGTCAGAGTCTGTGGAATGCAGGTATGTATAGTCAATGTCATACCCAAGGGAAGCAGGTGGAAGAGTAAAGAGGCCTTGTCTATTAGGAATAGTTGCTTTGATGAAAGCAGGAGATGATGTGGACGAAGGAATTAACATTTGTTATCAATCATTTCTGATTACATAAGATTCCCCAGTAAATATTGATAGCTACTGTGAGAAACTAGTTCTTGACACATTGTCAACTACATATTAAGTGCTATGAACGCAGAAGGTTTTTAATTGAATTTTGCAACTCAATTATGGCACTCAGTTTATCAACCAGGATCCTCTCGTGAACTTTGATTCCATTGAAACCCGATCCAGTGAAACAACTGTTGCTagccaattattttttttaatgttgcatcAGAGAAAAGTATATTTGAATAGTTTGTACGTTTtaagagcagaatcaggccatttggtgcGCCAAGTcaacatggctggtctatctttccctctcaaccccattctcttgccttcgccAATTAAttttgcagattcaccaccctcctcaaattcctcctcatctcctttctataggtatgtcccttttattctgaggctatgtgctctggtcctagactctcgcactagtggaagcatccaatgaaataaaatgttttaaaagtttATTCAGTTGCGTAATATTGCTAAGTTCCTCAAACATCCTCAGCAGCTAAACAAGAACAGCAAATTTAAAAACTGCTAGCATATGATTTTAATTCTGGCACTTCAATTCAACCAAAAATCTTGTTCAGCTAAGTCAAGATTAAAGGAGGAAAAATCTCACATGCTGCCATGAGGAAATAGATTGTGCATTCTTTTCGAGAGGCATTTGGTTTTAATTACTTAGATACCCAAAGAAAGAATGTTAATAACCTGCTGTGAAAATTGTTCATAAACAGCTTTGTGGTCTGTCATGTAACATGGCTTATTGCTGCCAAGTCTTTATATTCTATTTGCTAATGTAGCTGAAATGTATTGTTTAATTTTAGATCAAGTAACCATCCCCCACATTTGCCACCGGGACTTCCATCCTATCAATTGTGGTTGGTTTAGTTGGCCATTATATTGTAGCCTAATTGATAATTTAGCTAAAGACATTTTGTGACCAAAATTAACAGACCCTGGTGTATTTGGTTGAGTTCGCTATGCACCCTGTTCAAAAGGATGAAATAGTTGTGTTCAACTATTTGTGCATTTTTAAAACTGACATTGATCCCAGACTTTGACTTTTCCTTGGGAGTTGATAATGCTGCTGAAAGCTTTTTTCTCAAATGTAAATCAGTCTTTTTAAAAGTTGATAACTGGAGAGCAATTGTAAAACGTATTATCCTTTTTCTCTCTAGGTATATCAACTGGACTCCGGCCAACTTATGTTTATGAACAAATATCACGGAAGGAAACTTTCTGTGCAAGGGTTCAAAGATGCACTTTACCAATTTTTTAATAATGGAAAGTATTTGCGCAGGGACCTTTTTGAACCTGTTCTGAAAAAACTCTCTGAACTCAAATCTGTATTAGAGAAGCGGGAGTCCTATCGCTTCTATTCTAGTTCCCTGCTTATCATTTATGATGGCAAGGAGTCGACAatggattctgattctgaatactCGGAAGACCTTTCTGAAGAGTCAGCTGATGAGTCTGCGGGAGCTTATGCTTACTCGAACTCTGCCAGCACCATGGTTGATGTCCGCATGATTGACTTTGCTCACATGACTTGCAAGTATTTTGGTGAAGACAGTGTAGTTCATGAAGGGCAGGACACTGGCTATATCTTTGGACTACAAAATTTAATAACTATTATTAAAGAAATAAGAGATGACAACAACGAATAAAGTAGAAAAGGGTAATGCTGCTGTTGTGAATGGGTTTTATTTGTAGTCAGAATGTCAACTGATCAGCCTGTTGGTCTTGGCACTCGTGGACCTGCCATGGTGGACACTCGTCGGCAGAAGACAAAAGACTGGGCATTTCCTACAGTTGGTGCCCGAGGA
This genomic interval carries:
- the ip6k2b gene encoding inositol hexakisphosphate kinase 2b, which produces MSPALEAMEVENYAKGVLLEPFVHQVGGHSCVLRFNDKTICKPLIQREHQFYETLPPEMRRFTPQYKGVVSVSFEEDEEGNLCLIAYPLTGDQADLENVDNSECEPKNKLIKWSHKKPVLLENDNYSKERVRQHRKEEKMKSHKLDEEFESKKSEVLFYSVEKKSGKVKHNPWSMKCHQQQLKRMKDNAKHRNQYKFILLENLTCRYEVPCVLDLKMGTRQHGDDASEEKKANQIRKCQQSTSAVIGVRVCGMQVYQLDSGQLMFMNKYHGRKLSVQGFKDALYQFFNNGKYLRRDLFEPVLKKLSELKSVLEKRESYRFYSSSLLIIYDGKESTMDSDSEYSEDLSEESADESAGAYAYSNSASTMVDVRMIDFAHMTCKYFGEDSVVHEGQDTGYIFGLQNLITIIKEIRDDNNE